From Nicotiana tabacum cultivar K326 chromosome 22, ASM71507v2, whole genome shotgun sequence, one genomic window encodes:
- the LOC107768746 gene encoding uncharacterized protein LOC107768746 isoform X2 — protein MGTVIDSHFLGLTAIVTVGYQFIFFIITALLKFDKVTDFAGGTNFIVLAALTLILKGSWNFRQVVLSVFVVVWGLRLGLFLLMRILQWGEDRRFDDKRDNLGKLAVFWIFQAIWVWTVSLPVTVVNASDHQPSLQAVDIIGWIMWSIGFSVEITADQQKLAFKNSPENRGKWCNVGVWKYSRHPNYFGEILLWWGIFVASTPVLEGAEWLVILGPIFLTLLLLFVSGIPLLEESADKKHGNVAEYRVYKRTTSPLILLPPGLYGKLPPWFKTVFLFEFPLYSRNLAQDELS, from the exons ATGGGGACAGTAATCGACTCCCATTTCTTGGGACTAACTGCCATTGTTACA GTTGGTTACCAGTTTATCTTTTTTATAATTACAGCACTCCTCAAGTTTGATAAAGTGACTGACTTCGCGG GAGGTACAAATTTCATTGTGCTTGCTGCTTTAACTTTGATACTAAAGGGTTCATGGAATTTTCGACAG GTGGTTTTGTCTGTGTTTGTCGTGGTATGGGGCCTTCGACTCGGGCTATTTCTATTAATGAG GATATTACAGTGGGGCGAGGATAGACGTTTTGATGATAAGCGTGATAATCTGGGTAAATTGGCAGTATTTTGGATATTTCAG GCAATCTGGGTATGGACTGTTAGTTTACCGGTAACAGTTGTTAATGCAAGTGACCACCAGCCATCTCTTCAAGCAGTAGACATTATTGGTTGGATTATGTGGTCTATTGGATTTTCAGTGGAGATTACAGCTGACCAACAAAAGTTGGCATTCAAGAACTCCCCAGAGAATAGAGGAAAGTGGTGCAATGTTGGAGTTTGGAAGTATTCCCGTCATCCAAACTATTTTGGCGAG ATCCTTCTGTGGTGGGGAATATTTGTGGCTTCGACACCAGTGCTTGAGGGTGCTGAATGGCTCGTTATTCTTGGACCAATATTCTTAACATTGCTGCTTCTTTTTGTTAGTGGCATACCCCTGCTTGAG GAATCAGCAGACAAGAAACATGGAAATGTAGCTGAATATAGAGTATATAAGAGGACAACAAG CCCTCTCATTCTGCTGCCCCCTGGATTATACGGAAAGCTTCCTCCATGGTTCAAAACTGTATTCCTTTTTGAGTTTCCTTTGTACAGTCGCAATCTTGCCCAAGACGAGTTAAGCTG A
- the LOC107768746 gene encoding uncharacterized protein LOC107768746 isoform X1, with translation MGTVIDSHFLGLTAIVTVGYQFIFFIITALLKFDKVTDFAGGTNFIVLAALTLILKGSWNFRQVVLSVFVVVWGLRLGLFLLMRILQWGEDRRFDDKRDNLGKLAVFWIFQAIWVWTVSLPVTVVNASDHQPSLQAVDIIGWIMWSIGFSVEITADQQKLAFKNSPENRGKWCNVGVWKYSRHPNYFGEILLWWGIFVASTPVLEGAEWLVILGPIFLTLLLLFVSGIPLLEESADKKHGNVAEYRVYKRTTSPLILLPPGLYGKLPPWFKTVFLFEFPLYSRNLAQDELSW, from the exons ATGGGGACAGTAATCGACTCCCATTTCTTGGGACTAACTGCCATTGTTACA GTTGGTTACCAGTTTATCTTTTTTATAATTACAGCACTCCTCAAGTTTGATAAAGTGACTGACTTCGCGG GAGGTACAAATTTCATTGTGCTTGCTGCTTTAACTTTGATACTAAAGGGTTCATGGAATTTTCGACAG GTGGTTTTGTCTGTGTTTGTCGTGGTATGGGGCCTTCGACTCGGGCTATTTCTATTAATGAG GATATTACAGTGGGGCGAGGATAGACGTTTTGATGATAAGCGTGATAATCTGGGTAAATTGGCAGTATTTTGGATATTTCAG GCAATCTGGGTATGGACTGTTAGTTTACCGGTAACAGTTGTTAATGCAAGTGACCACCAGCCATCTCTTCAAGCAGTAGACATTATTGGTTGGATTATGTGGTCTATTGGATTTTCAGTGGAGATTACAGCTGACCAACAAAAGTTGGCATTCAAGAACTCCCCAGAGAATAGAGGAAAGTGGTGCAATGTTGGAGTTTGGAAGTATTCCCGTCATCCAAACTATTTTGGCGAG ATCCTTCTGTGGTGGGGAATATTTGTGGCTTCGACACCAGTGCTTGAGGGTGCTGAATGGCTCGTTATTCTTGGACCAATATTCTTAACATTGCTGCTTCTTTTTGTTAGTGGCATACCCCTGCTTGAG GAATCAGCAGACAAGAAACATGGAAATGTAGCTGAATATAGAGTATATAAGAGGACAACAAG CCCTCTCATTCTGCTGCCCCCTGGATTATACGGAAAGCTTCCTCCATGGTTCAAAACTGTATTCCTTTTTGAGTTTCCTTTGTACAGTCGCAATCTTGCCCAAGACGAGTTAAGCTGGTAA